A stretch of DNA from Anopheles nili chromosome 2, idAnoNiliSN_F5_01, whole genome shotgun sequence:
TCAAGAGCaagatttgattgattttcgttAACAATCTTTCGAACACGTGGTGACAGACGTTAAGCCTTCGAGGGCTCCAATCAATCTCTTCTGACGACTGTTGTGAACAAAGTGGGGCTTTGTAGCTTGAGAAGCTTTGCGGCTACCGTGCTACCGGGGTTTAGGTCGCTTTCAAAGGGAATGCTTCTTAGGCACCTCAAAAAACCACAATCCCTGCAATCCTGACGTGATGGCGAGCCCACACGCGATCGATTCGAAAGCGGATTATGACTAATCCATGCCTATCGCGCCCACATCGCGTCTCTTCCGCAGGGCATCATCGTGGTGACGTTCAACTACCGGTTGGCCATGCTCGGGTTCCTCTCACTACCCGACCTCGGCATCAACGCAAACCTTGGCCTGCTGGATCAGCTCGAGGCTCTCCGGTGGACGGTTCGAAACGCGGCCAGCTTCGGAGGTGACGCGTCTCGAATCACTCTGTGCGGGTGGAGCGCCGGAGCAGCCTCGGTGACGTACCATCTCTACTCACCCGCCGCCAAGGGCCTATTCCACAACGCGATCATCATGAGTGGCACCATGACGCAATCGTGGGCCTTCGACTACGACCCGGACCGGTGCGGGCGCAAGTACCTGCAGGCGAATGACGTAACGAGCCACGAGCAGCTCCAGGACCTACCACTCGACCAGCTGATGGAGTTAAGCCACGGGTCCCGCGTCATCTACTTCTCGCTGTACCACTTTTGCTTCATGCCATCGGACGATAGCTACCGGTTGGAGCCGGACCTGCGGTTCGTCGGTAAGGATCCGTTCGAGTTGGTCCGCTCGACCGCTCCCGTGAGCGATGTCCCGCTGCTCGTGGGCTACACCGCGCTTGAGCAGAGCAACCTTTACTACGATGGGGACTTTTCCAACACTTCGGCCAACTTCCCGAACACTAACGCGACCGTGTACGAGCTGATAGGGAAGTACTTCGATAGGTGGGCTACTGCCGCGGGCAACAGGTCGATGTCACGGCGTCGCTTCTACCAGGAGCTCGTAGGCATTTCGGACATTATCTACGGTATACAGTACTTCATCCGGCACACCGCTACCCACCAGAAAGCGCCCCTGTACCGCTATCTGTTCGCGTATGATGGCGCGTTTGGATACGCGAAGAACGTGTACTACCGGAACCAGCTAACGCGCCCGAACCTGACCGGTCCAATGCACGGGGACGATCTAGGTTATCTGTTCACACCGTACTTGTACCGGGGGAAGGACCAGCAGGACATCGTCGATGCAGGTTATCAGACGGAACGCCGCGTCCAGCGCCGGATGCTGCGCCTGTGGTCAAACTTTATCAAGTACGGGTAAGTTCGGGGCGAAATCCATCAATCATTCCAGGTTCTGGTTTGCACGCACAATGGCACCGCGTGCTGGTGATTTTGGCGGCGTTGCGAGTCGCTGTTAATGATGTGGCCTTTTATCGGTGAATCGGAAGGACGAAAGTGCACCGTTCTAGGCTGCCGGAAAGCCTGCACGTTAGGTGGAATGTTTTACGTGGGGATGTTTATAAAATCCGCAGTCTAGTATATCTTTTAGTATTCATTTCAGAAGTAGTGTTCAAATTTACCTTCATTTGTGATTTTTGCTGGAACTTACCTCGTTTTCGAGCAGTTCCACAGTCGTTATACGTTTCCATGGTAACAGTTGCGCAGCACCGATGAGAAAATTGACAGTTCGATTTGCGATGCCGACGAGTACGCGAATCATCGCATCCTGAGACCATCGAGTGGCACGCACTGTGCGACCGGAGGGGTCTTTTATGGCCGTATGTATGACCACGCGTGTACCACCGTTAGGCGTGGATATCAGCACCGATTGCGCGAGCCCggaaaagcccacaaacaaaccaaccaggCCAACCAAAGCGAACCCAACGCAGTCCGCAAGTAAACGAACGTCTCGTCAAGGACTCCCGGGAAGGGTGCAAACGAACGCGTGTCTCTCGCACGCGCCCCGTGACAGATGCTTAATTGAATCACGCGCCCGAGCACAGCTAGCGCGTTCGCCAACGCGGGTCATAAGACCTGGCGAGTCGAGTACCGGCGGGGTTAATTTCACGCTGCGAGCCGTGGGGCCCGCGGTGAGTTATATTTGCTTTATTCATACCCGTCATTTATTTGCGCATTTCAAATGCAAATACGGTCGTGCTTCGGAATCGAATCCATCCGCCCAAAGGGGTGGGCCCTTTGCCACCCGTAACGCTGGGCGGGCTGGCTACCGTGGGCGAGGCGCGGTGTAATCAATCATCGAACGGTAAGCCCTTCGAATGGGAAGGCGCACGAGTGGTGCGATTTAATCAAATTGGAGAGGAATTACTTTTTGAGTCAGGTGCGCGTCCGGGTGGGACACATCATCAACCACGGCGTCTTAGGGCTTGGTAAGCCGTACGAAGCCTTCCGTGGTGATGCAACGAGATGAGAGGCTTCATCAATGTTTCGCGCGAAGAGGGGATTgggaatattttaatttttgatatAGACAACCAGCCAATGGCGTTGAGtgtgatgatcatgatgatggCTTTGTACGGCGTGGATTTATCATTTTGCGGCTTAAATTTATGTACTCTTCTGGATTGATGATGCCTGCTGTTTGATCTGAAATCATGCGGCTTAGAGTAGAAAGTTTCCATAAAATATATTCTACTCTCGTCAAAACAAATATTGCactgcaaaacacacacacagtagagtttgttatttttgctttcccctTCGATCCGGCGAGGAAAATCTCGATTGCAACGCAAATTTAATTCTTCCGTCCCtcagaaaaacccaccctgcTTAGCTTCACTAGCCACCAATGGGTGCGGGAATCAATCAAAGGGGAAAACCGGCCCTGAACGCTGGCTCTTAAGCGACAAATTAAATCACGCCGCCGGCAAAACGCTTCCGAGTTCTCGTTGTGATTCCATTTCCGGAATGGTGTGCTTTGAAGAAGTGacgacagacaaaaaaaacctctaacGAATTCTCATCCAAACTGGCAAGTGTGACAGGGAGCCACGATTTGGCTGATTTCACCCCCACCGTCGTCGAAGTGGCAAACCAATTCGGCTCGTTTGGCTGATGCGTCGATTTAAATGTGCCGTCCGGATGGCGTTTTTCGCGCCCTTCAGCGACCTTGCCGAACTGGTCTGAACTGTTTAGATAACTCATTTTGCCAGCACGTCGAAATAAGCGCACGAAATAAGCGACGGcaacgaaatcaaacaaaaacagcgcTAATGCGATTTAAGCGGCCGACCGGGTGGCCATTCGCGGCCATGCTTGATGGATTCACCGCCAATGGCTACTTGGATGCTTTTCGCACAATGCCCTTTCGTTTGACAGATgagtggtttcggttttttggCGAGATAGGAGGCTTTGCTTTTTCTATGCTTCCCCATCGCAAGGTCAATCAGGAATGGGTGTCACGGGTGTGTAGGAAAATCGGACCATTTCCGTTTTCATTATAGCTAGCTGATATTGTCTCGATTAAGGTTCACCCTCACGGGAGGCCCATGTAGAAAATGcgagtggtttttcttttcctgtttAACGTTTTCCAAGGTTACTGTTCGGGGCTTTGGGAGGTTGGGGTTTGTTGGGAGAAATTCGAATTCGAATTGCTCTAACATAATAATATGTTAATGAAGATAACGCGCAAAGGAGGTGGGTGACCGAGAAAAGAAAGCCAgaaaaggtgcttccggtgggaaaatccCGGGGAAAGCGAAACGACGCCTCATCTGGATAGTTTCAATTTGTGAACGCACGAGAATGGAACCAACACAGATGGTAAAGGtagagttgtttgttttagcttAGTTTTTTAAAGGTAACCTTTGAGAACAGAatgctttcccattttccaagcCTCAACCGTAtggtttatttaatttaacgaACGCCGGGGATAAAAGCCGGCACTGCAGAGAGGGGCACATAATTTACCCTTGCATAAGCCACATGGCTCACGGAGCACGCGTTACGCTGAGTAGGCTGAGTAGTATTTCGTTTGCCCATTTGCAAAATGGCGCTTTTGGGGGGATTTGTCACTGTCTACTTCCACCCCCACGTTGCGAACGTCGACAATCAGACCAATTGGGTCAGACCGATCCTTACCGCGGGGTTGGCAATGCACAGAAGTGTCCGGTAAGGAAGGGTCAACCGTGGCACGCGAGGAAAACTAGtcatcattttcctttcgaccGAGGAGGTTGGGTGAAGGCGTTCACGTGACGACAAGCAGATcggcgatttttctttttcaaatgcAAGAGCACATAAAAAATGCGCCGAAGAAGGAATCACTGTAAATTGGCCAATTTATCCGTTCTGCTTTCATCCTTGCGCTTGGTCCTTTTGTCGTCACTTGCCGCCCAATCGAACCCCAGTGGGATACGTCGACGTTGAGCCGCCGCAGGCAAGAGagcagagaaagagaaggcaaaaaaaattgtcgacaattgataaatttcatgaatattcaaatcgCTTTCGAAAGCCGTGCAACCCGGTCGTGTGTGATTTGGTTGCGattgtgggagggaaaacccttCCACGAAGGGGGAAGaatcgaagcaaaaaagaagccagGGACGAAAAATAAGCGTTTGAGTCGAgtgaggcattttttttgtgcccgcACAGGCACACGCGCCCTGCCCAAGAGCcttggttgggaaaacttcgaacggaaaaaggaaaaccgtcTCCCCATCCAAACCACCCTCTCCCTCCCCTTTCCTCACTTACACTCGATTACGAACCATTACACAAATTTGTCATTCTTTTCCGAGGGAAATCGCTTTCCATCGCCGGCGGGTGgtatattttatttagcttcaatttttttttctttgctccacATTTCAGCCCTTTTCTTCAGGGGGGCCGATCTCTATCGTTTCCGCGCGGCGATGGAGttgtgatgttgtttttttttcgcggattttccctcccctccctACCGGAagtgggaatgaaaaatatactctctccctctcgttctctcgctctctcctgtCTGCTTAGTCGCAACCAGGCAGCACTCGGGTGCTTTCCAACAGTGCTATCTACCGTGTCGACGTAGCTTTCTTATCTTATCTGATGGCTTGTCTtgcttttttccatccccatccTGCGGCTGGGATCGCGTCAGGAATCCAACCCCCGAACCTGAACCAGGCCGGGACCGCAACGACACCGATGGAGGGCGGCAACCCGTGCGATGGTATCCGTACAACGATCCGGATCCGAAGCGAGCCCGGCACTACCTTCGTATCGGTCGGCGAAACCAGCTGCTACCGGAAGCGGATGAGGCGAACCCGTTACATCAGATCTGGAAGCCCGTGTTCCAGTGTCTGTACGAGTTCGATTGCGATTTCTTGAGTGCCGAGGTCGACGATTGATCGGTAAGTCGTTGGGTTGGGCTgagctggaggaaaaaaaaatcatacgcCACAGCACGGATAAGGATACGCAACGGGCCCGAACCACTCTTATCCCTTTGATGCGCGTCGTTTCCCGGAGGGCTGAAGGAGCTCGTTCCGTGCGAACGATTCGCGCTTCCTTTTCGCCAACCGGAATCAGGATAATGCGTGCATTGTGTCACCTCCCGTGCCGACTAACCCTTTATTCTTTTGCGCTAgcatggtgcaaaaaaaacccagcgaaAGAAGGATACGGCGTGAAAGGGACATAAAATGCATGACATCCGCCTATTCAAATCAACAGGGGAATGGCTGAAagggatttttccttcttccctCGAGAAATGGCACCCCGCGTGCAAGGTTGACTTTCCGATTGTCGATGATATAGTCAACAAAAATTGGGCCCGAATATCggtgaatgtgtttttatttcccccgaattttcctctctctctctccctcgttTTCTCTTGCTGTATGATAAAAGTGGCGCCTTCCGTGCTGGGTGTGATGTTGGTTTGTTAAGAGGATTTTGGCCATCCCGCCGGTGCCCCCGGAAATGGAGCTCGCCCGGTTCGCTCGGATCGTTAGCACCGTTTACGATGCGACGCGACGATCTGTAATCAATGTGCGAAAGTAATAAAGATCCTGCGGAGAACGATGGCATGGTTTTGCGAAAATGCGTGTCGCCTGGCGCTGATGGCGTGCGGTGGATTTGCTATTCGGTGGCTTCTTCCGCAACGTGCTGGTGACTTTCCGTCAAAGGAGCTTACGCGAGTGATGTGCCGAGCTTGAAAATGCGTGTtaacaaaggaaaaaggaaagtaaaaaaaaatattgtatgAATGGCGCCGACAAAAGGAATTATATTGTTATGTATTCTGTTTAAGCGACGCATCGAAGCAAGTCGTTgtattttatgaaatagatGTTTTTTCCAAAGCCAGGATTCGTTTCAATCATTTCCCGATGAATTCAATATAGcaggaaagaaacaaacaaaccaacaaaaaaacaaaatacaacgCATCGAAATGGTGCTTATTGCGAAAATCACTCTACCGAACCGGTGGATCTCTAACGGTAAACAGCATGCTTCTTtggtttgattaaaatttccatccatccgggtGGGGCTTATTAGCGAGCTGATCGAACAACGGGAAACTATCCAGCGGAAAACGCCGCCTGAAAATTGCGAACCCAACGCGATTGTGTAGCGTATAATGAAAGCATCGCGTGCGATCGAATAGGTGCacgaaagaaggagaaaaaaacatgatgaaaaaaattgaaaacagtGAGAacaaggagagaaaaaactcGAAGACACTGATAACCGGTTGAGATATTTCCCGGTTCGCAATAACACGGTCCAGCGCATTGAGGAGCATTGCTTCGGTCAATAGTTCACAGTCAACTGTCGGGGGACGAGCGGACGAATCCGAGGCATAAGGTGGGACATTTTTCATAAAGAATGATGCTCACAGGCACCTACCGAGACTCATCCTACTCGTTCCTATCCACACCCGCAGGTGAAAGTTCTCGGTGGCCtcgtttttttcatcatcgagGGAAGTATCGCAAATCCTAGGCGGGCCCCGTGAGCAGAGTAATCGGAAACTATCGAAATGGAACCGCTCGTCCCGGAGAACGGAGACGCTTCGGTGTAGCTGCCTTTCCCGGGTCCAGCCTGTCACCGGGGTGTTCATTTGCATTGGTGCTttccggtgggaaaagggtgggaaaactcatacaagcacccacccaccatcctTAGGATTGGTGTAATTTATGGATGAACTTTGATTCCAATTTATTCGTCCGACCTTTCGCTCCTTTCGGGGGAGCGTTATGCTTGGAAGGGTCCATGTGAAACCCGAGGTCCAAAAGGCGCTGCAGCGATGGAGGTTTGCGGGCTTATTATGGGCGATGATCAGCACCAGGACCGGGACCGTCATAAATATCGGTCGGGTTTCTCGGCGAGGCTCGAGTAGCACCTCGTTACGGATTGCATGTGCAGcttccacacacccacacacgggcGTACACGGttcaaaagaaagaaaaaaaaatgctcagaGAGGGTTTTCCAACCCTTGCAAATGCAACCCGCATCGCACCTGAGAGCC
This window harbors:
- the LOC128722126 gene encoding juvenile hormone esterase-like, producing the protein MVVALSITLTLLVTLVVALSSHGASLDRYAADGDVSDECTVAFDRGLAIGTRRKTFGGMAYCAYEGIPYVQPPIGKLRFEDPQPYHFEGARFFRNVSKACPQAFTDDIYKLETSEDCLYLNVYTRKQGLWSTKQNSSRSMMPILLWIHGGSFVVGSSETDIFGPEFLVEKGIIVVTFNYRLAMLGFLSLPDLGINANLGLLDQLEALRWTVRNAASFGGDASRITLCGWSAGAASVTYHLYSPAAKGLFHNAIIMSGTMTQSWAFDYDPDRCGRKYLQANDVTSHEQLQDLPLDQLMELSHGSRVIYFSLYHFCFMPSDDSYRLEPDLRFVGKDPFELVRSTAPVSDVPLLVGYTALEQSNLYYDGDFSNTSANFPNTNATVYELIGKYFDRWATAAGNRSMSRRRFYQELVGISDIIYGIQYFIRHTATHQKAPLYRYLFAYDGAFGYAKNVYYRNQLTRPNLTGPMHGDDLGYLFTPYLYRGKDQQDIVDAGYQTERRVQRRMLRLWSNFIKYGNPTPEPEPGRDRNDTDGGRQPVRWYPYNDPDPKRARHYLRIGRRNQLLPEADEANPLHQIWKPVFQCLYEFDCDFLSAEVDD